TTAAAATGAGTAGTGTATTTcgaagaattaaaaatgcatgGAATGATGAGGAATTTATATCCACTTGTGAAGGCCTGGTTCAgtctcttgtttttgtttattccaAATGTGTATCATAGAGTTGAGGACAGTAAAGTAGTCAAGTCTGACTGTAGTTTCAAAAATATCCGATgcgtgtactcacttttgtggaATACTGTAATTAGCTCTTATACAAACCATGCAACCTATGATACGATTTAGTATCCCTTTAGCAGTAAGCAAGCCGGTAAGCAAGATAACCAATGTCATTGCAAAAAGCTTGCAGGCGAAAGAGATTGCTGCGGCGAAAGTAAGTATAATCTCATTCGATTTACTGAATAATTGAAAAGGTCGCCATTTGCAGATCAATACAACAGTAGGATCCTATCACGTTTCTTGATAATGCTCTACAGCAATACACACTTGTTGTCTGAATAGCGTTGTGTCTGCAGGATGGCAAGTTTCCTGGAAGCACTCTCACACAACGGAACATTGGATTAAATAACAAGATTCAACTTGGCCTGTCTCTGATGTTGTGTCTATGGCAAGCTGTTTGAACATGTATTCCATATCCGACTTCTCTGCTGGATTGCTCATGTACTACTAGTATATTCCTTGTCCTTGCTAGTCAGACAATTCAACACACcagaatctcggattcaggaggagcaatgtgttttttttgtcccgGCCGTGTAACAGCTCtaaccctcggcagggtcctcgagggtgcgtgggagttcgcccaaccggTCTAcgtgtgttttgtggatttggagaaggcgttcgagTCCGGTCgggtccctcggggagtcctgtgggggggtgcttcgggagtacggggtaccgagccccctgatacgggctgtttggtccctgtacgaccaatgtcagagtttgatccacattgccggcagtaaatCGAATttggttggactccgccaaggctgccctttgtcaccgattctgttcataacttttatacAGAATTACTAGGcacagccgaggcgttgagggggtccggtttggtggcctcaacattgcatctctgctttttgcagatgatgtggtgctgttggcttcttcaactctcactggagcggttcacagccgagtgtgaagcggttgggatgaagatcagcacttccaaatccgagaccatgatcctcagtcggaaaagggtggagtgctctctccgggtcgggaatgagatcctgccccaagtggaggagttcaagtatcttggggtcttggagaatgacaggcggatcggtgcagcatctgcagtgatgcagaatctgtatcggtctgtgttggtgaagaaggagctgagccaaaagacGAAGCTCTCgttttaccggtcgatctacgttcctaccctcaccttcggtcacgagctgtgggtcgtgaccgaaagaagaTGAtcagatacaagcggccgaaatgagtttccttcgTTGGGTGTCCGGGCTGTCCCTTAGAAATAGGGTCagaagcttggtcatccgggaggTGCTCAGGgttgagccgctgctcctccgcgtggagaggagccagttgaggtggctcgggcatctggtttggatgcctcctggacgcctccctagagaggtgttccgggcatgtcccatcgGCGGGGGGCTCCAGgcactatgtctctcggctggcctaggaacgccttgggatcccgtcggaggagctggttgaagtggctggggagaggtaagtctgggcttccctgctaaagttgctgcccccgcgacccgactccaggtaagcggtagtaaatggatggatattctaCTCTCTTCCTAGtataaagtttactctgttaagactgggaccgaatatagtcttttcctgagtaaaatttattctacaaaatttactgtgcagaTATTAACTCACTCACAACATGTACAGTAGTTGTCTCACTAGTACGCCAAGGCTGTCCTACTAATATGCAGAAATATAATAGAGTTGTGCAAAAGCGCTACTATAGTAAGACACAGTGCTGCTATAGATGTGCCCTATAGTCATTCTACTACTGCACTAAATTGTCTTACTAGTTAGCACAAACATCGTACTAGTACATGAACATTCAGCTGGATGTTCGGATGTTTTATAAAAACAGCAGATTTGGAACAGTTCACCTTTCGCAGGCACTTCTGTTGTGCAGCAGCCTGCCCTCATAATGTCACACAAACTGTCCCATGTGAGGATTTTCTTGTTTACAAAACATTGCAATCTTGTCCAACTCCTGTCCAGGCAAGAAGGGCGAGTCCTTCCCCACTGTACTGTCACCACTTACTTCACTCTGGCTTCTTCTAACCTGCAGACATGCCTCGCCAATTCCCCAAGGTAACTCTGAGTGAGGCTGAAGAGGAGACCCAACTGCTGGTGGAAAAGGTGTACGCGTCAGCCCTGAAAGAAGAGGACAATAAAGATGCATTATCCATGTTTACGGTGGCCGAAGATTGCCCCATTGGCCTCCAGCAAGCCAAAGAGCACGAACTGCTTAAGGAGCTGGCGGAACAGCAGTCTGAGGAGAGCGCCAAAAGGTAGGCCTCGCTTATATGACAGATCAATAGTATACATTTGTGAGAAATCAGAAActgaccaaatttggacataGGAGGCCTTCACTTCGCTGAGACAATATATGTGCTGTTAATAATATAACATTAGCTTTATAATTGCttataaatgccacaagatggtgccaaagcactacttttgtttaGCTGAAACTCATTACcttacttcaacatagttccttgtcACCAACATGCCACTtgacatatatactgtatgtgcttaggtgcatacagtatatatgccAACGACATATAGAATATGTAAAGGTATGCTTTTAATTTTGATAGAATTGTGTGGCCTCATATGCAATTAGAACCGTGTTTCTTAACCCTGCTCCTCAAgtacagcctgttttccatgtctccttcagccaacactgcggatcgttatcaggcttcatgcagagcttccTGATTAGCTcatcatttgaaacacctgtgttgtctgttggagacatggaaaacaggctggacaggggtactcgaggaccagggttgagaaccactgatttagaaGTTCCTCAGATACACAATAATAAGACCGACCTTTGCATTGAACTTTAATCAATTGTGTTACTCGTTTTACAGGCGCAAAAGCTTGAAGATGATTCGTTCGCAGTCCATGTCCATCCAGATTTCAGGGAACCCAGAGTGGATATGTCCAAGGGCTCCTACGCCATACCTGTCTCCCAGCTCCAGCTCGCTGTGCTCAACTGTGTCAGAATACGGCCCTGATTACCAAAGGGTCACAATTAGTGGCGATTACTGTGCAGGAGTGAGTGCAACTGGCTCACACACACAACTGATAAACACCAATACAGCAGTTGAATTACTTTCCCCAATAAAAAGAATGGAAACCGTTCATCCGTTgtaatccaccccccccccccccctaaaaaacacaacaaaaacaatttttaaatatagtgATACTATCTGGAGAGGTCACAACtccatattaatatttatagcatataaagcaatatttcAAAGTAATtcgtagtgtttttttttatatacatgtcTGTGTTTCCCCACtgtgttcaataaataaatgtgtccttCTTCTCTTCACGATTGATTCAGATCACCGTGGAAGACTACGAGCAGGCAGCCAAAAGTCTTCTCAAGGCTCTGCTGATTCGTGAGAAATATTCCAGACTGGCTTACCACAGATTCTGCAGAACCACAGCGCAGTTCCTTCGCAGGGCTGAAAACGTCAGGTGGAGCGAAGAGGACGAAGTTCAACCAGGTTTTAAGATACGTGAGCAAACCAGACTACTGTGATTGGTGGAAGATGTTAACTTTGTCTTGGGTCTCCAGATATGTGCCCGTGTCCAACAGAGGATGAGGATCCGTACAGTATGGAAAACATCCCAGAGAACCTGACCTATGAACTAAGGATGTTGGATGGAATAGTGCACGTGTTTGATAGCGCTGAGGATCTCAGAGAAAATCGTCCACATGACCTTCCTTATCCAGATCTGGAGACCTTTGCTATAGATCTTAGTCATGTGCTTGCAATGATTGCAGATGGACCCACGTAAGTTGCCACAACAAACTGACGACCATCATCTATGCTGGTTCTGTAGAGTCACTACATGTTCTTACAAAGGTTTCCTTTTAATGGACACCTCCTCTATTGGTCTATTCTTATGCTTCCCAACCACTTTGTTGTGGTAAATATCAGAGTTTACTTAATTGTTCTGccagaaggtacaattaacctgTGTTGTCATCTGTTGCAATTTATACAACAGATTACAGTCAACTACTAGAGCATATTTGCAGTTTGGCATTTGCAATTTGGCCTATTGGCggaattttttgtgtgtggaatcTATCCTCTGTTCTTCTCTAAAAGCTGTCACTTTGTTGAGTAAGAGGGGCTTTTGTTGTGTGTGAGACACTTTTTGGGGAGAATTTTTGTTGCAAGTtgttttttagtgtgtgtgtgtgtgtgtgtgtgagagagaagtattttgttgtatatttgagtttttttgtctgtcagattttcttttcttgtgtttttggtGAGTGTGAGAGTTTTTTAGTGTGAGAGGTTTTATGTGTGAGTTTTTTGCTCGCTAAGAGTTTTTTGTTGAATGAGAcgtatgttgtgtgtgtgacagtttTTCGGCAtgtgttagatttttttgttctcaTATTTAGCGATTTTTAGTCTGTGTgagagagtgtttttttttgttgcatgccACAGGGTTTTGGTGTTTTTATGGGGTTAGAGTTAGTGTCttggtgtttgtgaaatattgtatttattttttcttgtaagaggtttgtgtgagttttgtgtgagaggtattttattgtgtgtgtttttttattgcatgtcagaaatgttttgtctgaggaaaaaaaattgtgtttataagatatatgttgtgtgtgtttatgagatatatgttgttgtttgagAAAGTAGACAGTAAGTTTTTTGTTGAATGTGAGAGGTATTTTtagtgtgagttttttttatgtgtgagtttttttagtgtgtgtgaaGTTTTTGTTGATGAGTGAGACTTTTTTGGTGTGTGAGAGGTATTTTGTTTGTGATAGaggttttgttttgctgttgaTTGTGTGAGAgttttcatgtgtgtgtgtgagagtgataAATTATTACCTGATAACTGGGTTTATCCTATacgacatatatatatatatgtacagtatatatgtatatatagtctTGAGCTGTTAGGTACAACATGTCGACTATCTAACATCTAAATAATTTGTTCTGGCTAAActtgcccccaaaaaatgtcattgattTTGGTTATTAAATGCAACTGTGacgtacttaaaaaaaaattaatcctgACTTGCTTAATTTCTCATTTTTAGAAAAACCTACTGTCACAGGCGACTTAATTTCTTGAGTTCCAAGTTCCACCTCCATGAAATGCTTAATGAGATGGCTGAGCTCAAGGAACTAAAAAGTGTTCCTCACCGAGATTTCTACAATGTGAGAAAGGTAACACATGGGCAACGAGACCATTAATCATGctctttgaaaataaataaataaataaataggaaacACTCTTTTTCCACACAGGTGGATACACACATTCATGCGGCTGCGTGCATGTCTCAGAAGCACCTGCTGACCTTCATCCAGACCACATACAACACCGATTCGGACCGCGTTGTCATGGAAAATGCTGGCCAGGAGATGACTCTTGAGGGAGTGTTCCACAGACTCAACATGGACCCCTATGACCTTACTGTGGACTCACTGGATGTTCATGCCGTAAGGAAAAGAATGTCACCATTCAcgtatatacagtgtatataccGGTATGTACCATCACAGTTgatacaaacacatttgtgtgtgtatatctcTACAGGGAAGGCATACGTTCCATCGCTTTGACAAATTCAATTCCAAGTATAATCCCGTTGGAGCTAGCGAACTCAGGGAAATCTTTCTCAAAACGGACAACCATCTCAATGGCGAGTATTTTGCTCGCATAATAAAGGTAAATGTAGTCACAGTCACAAGTTAGCATATCTGCCTCATAGTTTTGAGgttattgtatgtttttataaagtacaatatggAGCGCTGTATGTCTTGTGTCTCAAGTCATGGCTGCGTTAGCAAAGAACAGATGAGACTGTTTTGGTCACATTCCATTTCCACCATTAACAGGAAGTGGCCCACGACTTGGAGGAGAGTAAATACCAACACGCGGAGCCACGCTTGTCCATCTACGGACGTGCTCCAGAAGAATGGCACAACCTGGCTAAGTGGTTCATTCTACACAAAGTCTACTCTCCAAACATGAGGTGGATGATTCAAGTACCGAGGATATAGTGAGTCGTCCTTATTTACCAGACCCAATTCCTAACATTTTCAACAACACCTTGatgagaaaaacattttctatgTCTTAAGTGACATTTTTAAGTCAAAGAAGCTGGTGCCTAATTTTGCCAAGATGCTGGAAAATATCTTCCTTCCCCTCTTTGAGGCAACCGTCCACCCGCAGAGTCATAAAGAACTTCATGTTTTCCTCAAATATGTAAGTTAAGTATTTAAACAAAATTCCAcaaggatcaagaattataACACATGTTTGACCCAATATTTCTATACCTTCTCTGATGAATCATTCCTCTTCCTTACTCAGGTATCGGGCTTTGACAGCGTAGATGACGAGTCCAAACACAGCGATCACATGTTCTCATTCAAGAGCCCAAAGCCAGAGCAGTGGACCGGAGATGACAACCCACCATACAGCTACTACGTCTTCCACATGTATGCAAACATCATGGTCCTCAACAATCTCAGGAAGTAAGAGCTCATTCTTGTCTGCATACTATGGCTTGTTGAAGGAATGTAGTTTTCACCTTGTGGGGTCTGCAGGGAACGTGGCCTGAACACCTTCCAGTTTCGCCCCCATTGTGGAGAAGCAGGCTCCATCACTCACCTGGTATCCGCCTTCCTCGCGGCAGACAATATCTCACATGGGCTCAACTTGAAGAAGGTACGTCACACTGACCTGATGTCTACTGTGAATCAATGAACAGCATGGACTGAAATCAGTTGCATGTTGTCCTCTGTCGCCCTCTATTGGCCAGTCACCACTGCAACATCGCAAAATGACAACCAAACACAATACTAACACAAGCCATGCACAATTTTTCATaatgtatgaaataaaaaagagcATCTAATTCCCACCTTGCAGAGCCCTGTGCTTCAGTATCTGTACTACTTGGCCCAAGTGCCCATCGCGATGTCTCCATTGAGCAACAACAGCCTGTTTTTGGAATACTCGAAAAACCCTCTGCGAGAGTTCCTGCACAAAGGCCTCTGCGTGTCCCTGTCTACTGATGACCCAATGCAGTTCCACTACACCAAGGTAACGCTGTTCATGTGGAGTCAGACTTGCATTTCAGTGCACAGAAATTCAACTCATTGAATGAAATCTATTGCATGAATAAATGTGTTGGTTGGTTGACAAACTTGACATCAGTGTGCAATTTGTACCGCAAGGGACTAAATTCTAAACTAGTAGAATTGTATAACTCATTttttcccagccattttcactgaagcaacctcctttttactgattttgcaaggcccacatgatattgtgttctactgctataaaaacatggaacctattaaaagaaatattaaagtctcttctttcatcagaaaaaaaagtatacatttatttctatctttttccgttttgcagcaattagcattagaatatattgggggaaagagctttttgcaacatgacccaagttgatctcttatactctgctgcttcgtgctggccgtttttgtaagaactaccattgctccaaccgttctttgcagttgagaggctgcatcaaagccttaagtatgctctagcataaaaaaataaaaatatttaaaaacaaacaaaaaacaacaacatataaatacgtttttgggagctatttgaaatagaacgcatttatacgttttttggggcGCAAATGAGATGTCAAATTGTCTAAAACTCTTCTAATAT
This portion of the Vanacampus margaritifer isolate UIUO_Vmar chromosome 4, RoL_Vmar_1.0, whole genome shotgun sequence genome encodes:
- the ampd3a gene encoding AMP deaminase 3 isoform X2, with product MRRQIITLSKQQVVLGKNMPRQFPKVTLSEAEEETQLLVEKVYASALKEEDNKDALSMFTVAEDCPIGLQQAKEHELLKELAEQQSEESAKRRKSLKMIRSQSMSIQISGNPEWICPRAPTPYLSPSSSSLCSTVSEYGPDYQRVTISGDYCAGITVEDYEQAAKSLLKALLIREKYSRLAYHRFCRTTAQFLRRAENVRWSEEDEVQPDMCPCPTEDEDPYSMENIPENLTYELRMLDGIVHVFDSAEDLRENRPHDLPYPDLETFAIDLSHVLAMIADGPTKTYCHRRLNFLSSKFHLHEMLNEMAELKELKSVPHRDFYNVRKVDTHIHAAACMSQKHLLTFIQTTYNTDSDRVVMENAGQEMTLEGVFHRLNMDPYDLTVDSLDVHAGRHTFHRFDKFNSKYNPVGASELREIFLKTDNHLNGEYFARIIKEVAHDLEESKYQHAEPRLSIYGRAPEEWHNLAKWFILHKVYSPNMRWMIQVPRIYDIFKSKKLVPNFAKMLENIFLPLFEATVHPQSHKELHVFLKYVSGFDSVDDESKHSDHMFSFKSPKPEQWTGDDNPPYSYYVFHMYANIMVLNNLRKERGLNTFQFRPHCGEAGSITHLVSAFLAADNISHGLNLKKSPVLQYLYYLAQVPIAMSPLSNNSLFLEYSKNPLREFLHKGLCVSLSTDDPMQFHYTKEPLMEEYAIAAQLWKLSTCDVCEIARNSVLQCGLSDQDKKHFLGVNYLKDGPEGNDIGRTNVAQIRMAYRHETLCNELSFLVDAVKSQAMNSLV
- the ampd3a gene encoding AMP deaminase 3 isoform X1 translates to MPRQFPKVTLSEAEEETQLLVEKVYASALKEEDNKDALSMFTVAEDCPIGLQQAKEHELLKELAEQQSEESAKRRKSLKMIRSQSMSIQISGNPEWICPRAPTPYLSPSSSSLCSTVSEYGPDYQRVTISGDYCAGITVEDYEQAAKSLLKALLIREKYSRLAYHRFCRTTAQFLRRAENVRWSEEDEVQPDMCPCPTEDEDPYSMENIPENLTYELRMLDGIVHVFDSAEDLRENRPHDLPYPDLETFAIDLSHVLAMIADGPTKTYCHRRLNFLSSKFHLHEMLNEMAELKELKSVPHRDFYNVRKVDTHIHAAACMSQKHLLTFIQTTYNTDSDRVVMENAGQEMTLEGVFHRLNMDPYDLTVDSLDVHAGRHTFHRFDKFNSKYNPVGASELREIFLKTDNHLNGEYFARIIKEVAHDLEESKYQHAEPRLSIYGRAPEEWHNLAKWFILHKVYSPNMRWMIQVPRIYDIFKSKKLVPNFAKMLENIFLPLFEATVHPQSHKELHVFLKYVSGFDSVDDESKHSDHMFSFKSPKPEQWTGDDNPPYSYYVFHMYANIMVLNNLRKERGLNTFQFRPHCGEAGSITHLVSAFLAADNISHGLNLKKSPVLQYLYYLAQVPIAMSPLSNNSLFLEYSKNPLREFLHKGLCVSLSTDDPMQFHYTKEPLMEEYAIAAQLWKLSTCDVCEIARNSVLQCGLSDQDKKHFLGVNYLKDGPEGNDIGRTNVAQIRMAYRHETLCNELSFLVDAVKSQAMNSLV